A portion of the Bacillus thuringiensis genome contains these proteins:
- a CDS encoding GlsB/YeaQ/YmgE family stress response membrane protein — MGWIITLIVGAIIGAIASSITGKNFPGGMFGNIIAGLLGASLGGRLFGSFGPSFGGIHVVPALLGAIVLILIVSFVVKAARK; from the coding sequence ATGGGATGGATTATCACATTAATAGTTGGTGCTATTATAGGTGCAATTGCTAGTTCTATAACGGGTAAAAATTTCCCAGGTGGTATGTTCGGAAATATTATCGCAGGTTTATTAGGTGCTTCGTTAGGTGGTAGATTATTTGGATCCTTTGGGCCATCATTTGGTGGGATTCATGTCGTGCCAGCATTATTAGGTGCAATCGTGTTAATTCTTATTGTATCATTTGTAGTGAAAGCTGCAAGGAAATAG
- a CDS encoding GNAT family N-acetyltransferase, translating into MILKLNSCSFEVATSILQAQIPAYKVEADYLNSTAIPRLYDTVNDIQSCAETFYGYFSENKLVGFISFVQEEKLIDIHRLVVSPDSFQKGIATKLLIYIFNMFPSSMTYIVQTGKANTPAINLYKKHGFITVSDTILPDGMILTQLKKTENTK; encoded by the coding sequence ATGATTCTTAAGTTAAACTCCTGTTCTTTTGAAGTAGCAACATCCATTTTACAAGCTCAAATTCCAGCTTATAAAGTTGAAGCGGACTACTTAAATAGTACTGCCATACCTCGTTTATATGATACTGTAAACGATATTCAAAGTTGCGCTGAAACATTCTATGGATATTTTTCTGAAAATAAACTTGTCGGTTTTATTTCTTTTGTACAAGAAGAAAAACTAATCGATATCCACAGGTTAGTTGTATCGCCCGATTCTTTTCAAAAAGGAATCGCAACGAAACTCCTAATTTATATATTTAACATGTTCCCTTCTTCAATGACATACATTGTACAAACGGGTAAAGCGAATACCCCTGCTATTAATTTATATAAAAAACACGGATTCATTACAGTATCAGATACAATACTTCCTGACGGTATGATTCTTACGCAACTCAAAAAGACAGAAAACACAAAATAA